From a single Leucoraja erinacea ecotype New England chromosome 38, Leri_hhj_1, whole genome shotgun sequence genomic region:
- the LOC129714113 gene encoding gap junction delta-2 protein-like: protein MGEWTILERLLEAAVQQHSTMIGRILLTVVVIFRILIVAIVGETVYEDEQAMFMCNTLQPGCNQACYDKAFPISHIRYWVFQIILVCTPSLCFITYSVHQSSKQKDKQFSKFCPLLDWDFTKAPADRKEENKSKSSFINGILGRNTEGARKSMELEHLENKKMSNASGYISRKSMKVRRQEGISRFYIIQVVFRNALEIGFLVGQYFLYGFNVPAIFECDRYPCVKEVECYVSRPTEKTVFLVFMFAVSGICVVLNLAELNHLGWRKIKAAIKGVQAKRKTTVEIGKKDSPLFNVHGRDPSNESAYV, encoded by the exons ATGGGCGAGTGGACCATACTGGAGAGGCTGCTTGAGGCAGCTGTGCAGCAACACTCTACCATGATCGGCAG GATTCTGCTGACGGTGGTGGTGATCTTCCGAATTCTAATAGTGGCGATAGTCGGGGAAACAGTATACGAGGATGAGCAGGCCATGTTCATGTGCAACACTCTTCAGCCAGGCTGCAACCAGGCTTGTTACGATAAAGCCTTCCCCATCTCCCACATTCGCTACTGGGTCTTTCAGATCATTCTGGTCTGCACGCCAAGCCTCTGCTTCATCACATATTCGGTCCACCAGTCATCCAAGCAAAAGGACAAACAGTTCTCCAAATTCTGCCCTCTCCTGGACTGGGATTTCACCAAAGCCCCCGCAGACCGTAAAGAGGAGAACAAGTCAAAAAGCAGCTTCATCAATGGGATTCTAGGTCGCAACACAGAGGGTGCGAGGAAGTCGATGGAATTGGAACATCTGGAGAACAAGAAGATGTCTAACGCATCGGGATATATCAGTAGGAAAAGCATGAAAGTTCGGAGGCAAGAAGGAATATCAAGATTCTACATCATCCAAGTGGTCTTTCGGAACGCGTTGGAGATCGGCTTCTTGGTGGGACAATATTTTCTCTACGGGTTTAATGTTCCCGCAATCTTTGAATGTGATAGGTATCCTTGCGTCAAGGAGGTGGAGTGTTACGTGTCAAGGCCAACGGAGAAGACGGTGTTCCTGGTCTTCATGTTTGCCGTCAGTGGCATTTGCGTGGTTCTGAACCTGGCCGAGCTCAACCATCTGGGCTGGAGGAAGATCAAGGCCGCCATCAAAGGTGTGCAAGCCAAGAGAAAAACAACCGTGGAGATCGGGAAGAAGGACTCCCCTTTGTTCAATGTCCACGGGAGGGACCCATCCAATGAGTCGGCATACGTCTGA
- the LOC129714112 gene encoding NF-kappa-B inhibitor alpha-like, whose protein sequence is MADLSHTFRRPYELDRSRLNKAGLEADRLDSGIDSMPEGSVNSVTEQMDHLKVRPDNVEDNTAQIWAQFRSEDGDTFLHLAILHGCPDIALVLLQTDRSIINLCNSSQQSALHLSVILNMPEVTRELVQAGAELDSTDSHGNTALHLACEQGNPECIGLLLDPILTGTRGQRQDLDQRNYNGYTCLHIAVMRGHYEAVQKLLDAGANINTQEPSSGRTPLHLAVEFQRRDMVQLLVERRADVNRQMFNSCTAFHLTTGRPDMEIHNRLYQLTNASLIPLPEWSDTDSETDLDGQSDCEMPLDYDDLQIGGHSLH, encoded by the exons ATGGCCGACCTCTCGCACACTTTCAGGAGACCCTATGAACTGGACAGAAGCAGGTTGAACAAGGCCGGGCTAGAGGCCGACAGGCTGGACAGTGGCATCGACTCAATGCCGGAGGGTAGTGTCAACAGCGTGACCGAGCAAATGGATCATCTCAAAGTCCGACCTGATAACGTGGAAGATAACACGGCCCAGATCTGGGCTCAGTTCAGGAGTGAAGACGGTGACAC GTTTCTTCACCTGGCCATTCTGCACGGCTGCCCAGACATCGCGCTCGTCCTCCTGCAGACCGATCGGAGCATCATCAACCTGTGCAACTCATCGCAACAG TCCGCGCTGCACCTATCGGTTATCCTGAACATGCCGGAGGTGACCAGGGAGCTGGTGCAGGCGGGGGCCGAGCTGGACAGCACGGACAGCCATGGCAACACCGCGTTGCACCTGGCCTGCGAGCAGGGAAACCCCGAGTGCATCGGCCTGCTGCTCGACCCCATCCTCACTGGAACCAGAGGCCAGCGGCAGGACCTGGATCAGCGCAATTACAACG GCTACACGTGTCTACATATCGCGGTGATGCGGGGACATTACGAGGCAGTTCAGAAGCTGCTGGATGCAGGAGCCAACATTAACACTCAG GAACCAAGCAGTGGGCGGACACCTCTACACCTCGCAGTGGAGTTCCAGCGCCGGGATATGGTGCAGCTTCTGGTGGAGCGCAGAGCGGACGTGAACCGGCAGATGTTCAACAGCTGCACGGCCTTCCACCTCACCACAGGCCGGCCGGACATGGAGATCCATAACCGGCTCTACCAGCTGACCAACGCCTCGCTAATACCTCTCCCGGAGTGGTCGGACACTGACTCCGAGACGGACTTGGACGGCCAGTCGGACTGTGAA ATGCCTCTAGATTACGATGATCTTCAGATAGGAGGCCACTCACTCCACTGA
- the LOC129714049 gene encoding LOW QUALITY PROTEIN: uncharacterized protein LOC129714049 (The sequence of the model RefSeq protein was modified relative to this genomic sequence to represent the inferred CDS: deleted 2 bases in 1 codon) encodes MTINFGRDSNLRKFHNPSHEMIVFSSHCEGEKKERRRLEEKKEGRRGGEKKRRRREGEKKERRRREEGEKEERRRRGRRGGKKEEERRREREEKEERRRKEERKKKEREGGRRGRRRRRREVEEKKQEEEKERRKERTRDREEEKEEKGGEEEEERRKGRTRRRRKIEEEVEERSIEEEQEEKEKRKEERWKKKEEEGGEEEEGKLEEEEKKWKKQKYRRRTTTRGGRQRRRTSRSKG; translated from the exons ATGACGATAAATTTTGGAAGAGATTCAAATTTGAGGAAATTCCATAATCCCTCTCATGAGATGATTGTTTTTAGCTCTCACTGTG aaggagagaagaaggagagaaggaggctagaagagaagaaagaggggaggagaggaggagagaagaagagaagaaggagagaaggagagaagaaggagagaagaaggagagaagaaggagagaaggaggagagaaggaggaggggaagaagaggaggaaagaaggaggaggagagaaggagagaaagagaggagaaggaggagagaaggaggaaagaagaaagaaagaagaaagagagagagggaggacgaagagggaggaggagaagaagaagggaagtggaggagaaaaagcaagaggaggagaaggagagaagaaaagaaagaacgagagatagagaggaggagaaagaagaaaaaggaggagaggaagaagaagaaagaagaaaggggAGGACACGAAGAAGAAGGAAAATAGAGGAGGAGGTGGAAGAA AGAAGTATAGAAGAAGAAcaagaggagaaggagaagaggaaggaggagaggtggaagaagaaagaggaggaaggaggagaagaagaagaaggaaaactagaggaggaggagaagaagtggAAGAAGCAGAAGTATAGAAGAAGAACAACAACAAGAGGGGGGAGGCAGAGAAGAAGGACAAGCAGAAGCAAAGGATAA